A portion of the Streptomyces coeruleoprunus genome contains these proteins:
- a CDS encoding alpha/beta family hydrolase produces MRFTDRVSAGQQLAEAVARLSLDDPVVLGLPRGGVPVAHEVAKALGAPLDVVVVRKLGVPSHPELGFGAIGEGGVRILNDSVVAGARVGPDAQARVEETERAVLEERLRRYRGERPAAPVAGRTAVIVDDGIATGSTALVACRVVRAHGAARVVMAVPVAPPDAVRLLRTEADEVVCLYTPDWFSAVGQWYDDFSQTSDDEVTRLLAESRGTGPESGPRAEPGAGPGAAPAPGASAGQPAEQAVRIEVDDVQLDGDLVLPEGAPGVVVFAHGSGSSRRSPRNRAVAASLNRLGLGTLLFDLLTDEEGGNRERVFDIPLLARRLSGATEWLRRVHARPVCYFGASTGAAAALHAAAEPDADVAAVVSRGGRPDLAGDRLADVRAPTLLIVGGADAPVLPLNRRAAEQLRCEHQVEVVPGATHLFEEPGAMRQVEELAGSWFTAHLPGAAVAG; encoded by the coding sequence ATGCGGTTCACCGATCGTGTGAGCGCCGGGCAGCAGCTGGCCGAGGCCGTGGCACGGCTGAGCCTCGACGACCCCGTCGTGCTCGGGCTGCCGCGCGGCGGGGTCCCGGTCGCGCACGAGGTGGCCAAGGCCCTCGGCGCGCCCCTCGATGTCGTCGTCGTCCGCAAGCTGGGCGTGCCGTCCCATCCCGAACTGGGCTTCGGAGCGATCGGTGAGGGCGGCGTGCGGATCCTCAACGACTCCGTGGTCGCGGGGGCGCGTGTCGGCCCCGATGCACAGGCGCGCGTCGAGGAGACCGAGCGGGCGGTGCTGGAGGAGCGGCTGCGCCGGTACCGCGGCGAGCGGCCCGCGGCACCCGTCGCGGGACGGACCGCGGTGATCGTCGACGACGGCATCGCGACCGGGTCCACCGCGCTGGTCGCCTGCCGGGTGGTCCGCGCCCACGGGGCCGCGCGGGTCGTGATGGCCGTGCCGGTCGCCCCGCCGGACGCGGTGCGACTGCTCCGGACCGAGGCCGACGAGGTGGTGTGCCTGTACACGCCGGACTGGTTCTCGGCCGTGGGGCAGTGGTACGACGACTTCTCGCAGACGAGCGACGACGAGGTCACCCGGCTGCTCGCGGAGAGCCGCGGCACCGGGCCGGAGTCCGGCCCCCGGGCCGAGCCGGGAGCCGGGCCCGGAGCGGCGCCCGCTCCTGGGGCTTCCGCCGGGCAGCCCGCCGAGCAGGCCGTCCGTATCGAGGTGGACGACGTCCAGCTGGACGGCGACCTGGTCCTCCCGGAGGGTGCGCCGGGCGTCGTGGTCTTCGCGCACGGCAGCGGCAGCAGCCGCCGCAGCCCCCGCAACCGGGCCGTGGCGGCCTCACTGAACCGGCTCGGCCTCGGCACCCTGCTGTTCGACCTGCTCACCGACGAGGAGGGCGGGAACCGCGAGCGGGTCTTCGACATCCCGCTCCTGGCCCGGCGTCTGAGCGGCGCCACGGAGTGGCTGCGCCGCGTCCACGCCCGGCCCGTCTGCTACTTCGGCGCCAGTACGGGGGCGGCGGCCGCCCTGCACGCCGCGGCGGAGCCGGACGCGGACGTCGCGGCCGTGGTGAGCCGCGGGGGCCGTCCCGACCTGGCGGGCGACCGGCTCGCGGACGTACGGGCGCCGACGCTGCTGATCGTGGGCGGCGCCGACGCGCCGGTGCTGCCGCTGAACCGGCGGGCCGCGGAGCAGTTGCGCTGCGAGCACCAGGTCGAGGTGGTGCCCGGCGCGACGCACCTGTTCGAGGAGCCGGGTGCCATGAGGCAGGTCGAGGAGCTGGCGGGTTCGTGGTTCACGGCCCACCTGCCGGGGGCGGCGGTCGCCGGATGA
- a CDS encoding CBS domain-containing protein, whose product MRQHTLEDRIPEEVREKVPDDAPPEVPERIPDDIPPTEAPDDVPPAQVPDDVPPTRVPDDVPEKVPDDVPIRIPDDPPAETAVPARGEVPTTGVTGEVPVLTRRTGEVMRSSVVTVASAETVLIAWELLERARARYLPVVLADGRCAGVLERSEVAVACAGPAVALSRRAVVDLLRGRRCVVVHRDDPVRRAVNVMNANGCEALPVVGEGGRFAGLLTASDIVSALAGHPAGEGPGGDEDVPYPYPVTPGLAPRRAGVRVTPVP is encoded by the coding sequence ATGAGGCAGCACACGCTGGAGGACAGGATCCCGGAAGAGGTCCGCGAGAAGGTCCCCGACGACGCACCGCCCGAGGTGCCGGAGAGGATCCCCGACGACATCCCGCCCACCGAGGCGCCCGACGACGTGCCCCCCGCCCAGGTCCCCGACGACGTGCCACCCACCCGCGTCCCCGACGACGTGCCCGAGAAGGTCCCGGACGACGTGCCCATCCGGATCCCCGACGACCCGCCGGCGGAGACCGCCGTCCCGGCCCGGGGCGAGGTGCCGACGACCGGGGTCACGGGCGAGGTGCCGGTGCTGACGCGGAGGACGGGCGAGGTGATGCGCTCGTCGGTGGTCACCGTCGCCTCCGCCGAGACCGTGCTCATCGCCTGGGAGCTGCTCGAACGGGCCCGGGCCCGCTATCTGCCCGTCGTCCTGGCGGACGGCCGCTGCGCCGGGGTGCTGGAGCGGTCCGAGGTGGCGGTCGCCTGTGCCGGGCCCGCGGTGGCGCTGTCGCGCCGGGCCGTGGTCGACCTGCTGCGCGGCCGCCGCTGCGTGGTCGTGCACCGGGACGACCCGGTGCGCCGGGCGGTGAACGTCATGAACGCCAACGGCTGCGAGGCGCTGCCCGTGGTCGGGGAGGGCGGGCGGTTCGCCGGTCTCCTGACGGCGTCGGACATCGTGTCCGCGCTGGCGGGGCACCCGGCGGGCGAAGGGCCCGGCGGGGACGAGGACGTTCCGTACCCGTACCCCGTGACGCCGGGGCTGGCACCCCGCAGGGCCGGCGTCCGCGTGACACCGGTCCCCTGA
- a CDS encoding DNA/RNA non-specific endonuclease, which translates to MTSSAFPEGRVAEGRATDDRGPLAGRTGFDEGFLGPVVPLPEVTTRGVESVVLPYTHFSVVLRPDRRLAAATATAVDGTHLAEGVAPADDWRPDPRVPADRQAGAELYRNNSLEHGRLVDLPGPVWGPAAEARSAADDLSHYPNAAPRADVHNRARRVWEALEDHLLGHAAVPDRRLVVLAGPVLHDADPPYRGVQVPLRFWKVAVFVRDGRLAATAYVLDQSPDLARDADRALAGAVPGAPPLLGAFRTYQVPVADVAELTGLALGPLPAADLMPPPPAPELRWRRLEAPDETLMDI; encoded by the coding sequence ATGACCTCATCGGCGTTCCCGGAGGGCCGCGTGGCGGAGGGGCGGGCGACGGACGACCGTGGTCCGCTCGCCGGGCGTACCGGTTTCGACGAGGGCTTCCTCGGCCCGGTCGTGCCGCTGCCCGAGGTCACCACGCGCGGCGTGGAGTCGGTCGTGCTGCCGTACACGCACTTCAGCGTGGTGCTGCGGCCCGACCGGCGGCTGGCCGCGGCCACCGCGACGGCCGTCGACGGTACGCACCTCGCCGAGGGCGTGGCCCCGGCCGACGACTGGCGGCCGGACCCGCGCGTGCCGGCGGACCGGCAGGCGGGCGCGGAGCTGTACCGGAACAACTCGCTGGAGCACGGCCGCCTGGTGGACCTGCCCGGCCCGGTGTGGGGCCCGGCGGCGGAGGCGCGGAGTGCCGCCGACGACCTGTCCCACTACCCGAACGCCGCCCCGCGCGCCGACGTCCACAATCGGGCGCGGCGGGTGTGGGAGGCCCTGGAGGACCACCTCCTCGGCCACGCCGCGGTGCCGGACCGGCGGCTGGTGGTGCTCGCCGGGCCCGTGCTGCACGACGCGGACCCGCCGTACCGGGGCGTGCAGGTGCCGCTGCGGTTCTGGAAGGTGGCGGTGTTCGTCCGCGACGGGCGGCTCGCCGCGACGGCGTACGTCCTCGACCAGAGCCCCGACCTCGCCAGGGACGCCGACCGGGCGCTCGCCGGGGCCGTACCGGGCGCGCCGCCGCTGCTCGGGGCGTTCCGTACGTACCAGGTGCCGGTCGCGGACGTCGCCGAGCTGACCGGGCTCGCCCTGGGCCCGCTGCCGGCCGCCGACCTGATGCCCCCGCCGCCCGCGCCGGAGCTGCGCTGGCGGCGGCTGGAGGCACCCGACGAGACCTTGATGGACATCTGA
- a CDS encoding CbtA family protein, translating to MNSATVRALLVRGMLAGIGAGLLAAVVAYLIGIPSVDAAIDYESAQAAAADAPSHSHEEGELFSRAQQSTVGLATGVGVFGTALGGIAALAFCFALGRLGRFRARATAALVAGAGFVTVSLVPFLKYPANPPATSDPGTVGQRTTLFFLMIVLSVLLGIGAVVVGRRLAARLGNWNASVVAGAGFVAVVAAAMVFLPSVDETPKDFPAAVLWEFRLAAIGIQAALWTTFALLFGHLAERVLSPRPRSAAPAPEVSPSGV from the coding sequence GTGAACTCCGCAACCGTCCGCGCCCTTCTGGTGCGCGGCATGCTCGCCGGGATCGGCGCGGGCCTGCTCGCCGCCGTCGTGGCGTACCTCATCGGCATCCCGTCCGTGGACGCCGCCATCGACTACGAGTCCGCGCAGGCCGCCGCGGCCGACGCCCCCTCCCACTCGCACGAGGAAGGGGAACTGTTCAGCAGGGCCCAGCAGTCCACCGTCGGCCTCGCCACCGGCGTGGGCGTCTTCGGTACGGCGCTGGGCGGCATCGCCGCGCTGGCGTTCTGCTTCGCGCTGGGCCGTCTCGGGCGCTTCCGGGCCCGGGCGACCGCCGCGCTCGTCGCGGGGGCCGGTTTCGTCACCGTCTCCCTCGTACCGTTCCTCAAGTACCCGGCGAACCCGCCGGCGACGAGCGACCCCGGCACGGTCGGGCAGCGCACGACGCTGTTCTTCCTGATGATCGTCCTCAGCGTGCTGCTGGGCATCGGGGCGGTCGTCGTGGGCCGGCGGCTCGCCGCGCGGCTCGGCAACTGGAACGCGTCGGTCGTCGCCGGCGCGGGGTTCGTGGCCGTCGTCGCCGCGGCGATGGTGTTCCTGCCGTCCGTCGACGAGACGCCGAAGGACTTCCCGGCCGCCGTGCTGTGGGAGTTCCGCCTCGCCGCCATCGGCATCCAGGCCGCGCTGTGGACGACCTTCGCCCTGCTCTTCGGCCACCTCGCGGAACGTGTCCTGTCCCCGAGGCCCCGGTCAGCGGCCCCGGCCCCCGAAGTCAGCCCCTCCGGCGTGTGA
- a CDS encoding CbtB domain-containing protein, with the protein MADSAVAPAPLTPSAPAVTALPLKAIAPWAAFFGTLMLVLLYFVGAEQSALSVFSGEAVHEWVHDGRHLLGFPCH; encoded by the coding sequence ATGGCTGACTCCGCCGTCGCCCCTGCCCCGCTCACCCCGTCGGCCCCCGCCGTCACCGCCCTCCCCCTCAAGGCGATCGCGCCCTGGGCGGCGTTCTTCGGCACCCTGATGCTCGTTCTCCTCTACTTCGTCGGCGCCGAGCAGAGCGCGCTGTCCGTGTTCTCCGGCGAGGCCGTGCACGAGTGGGTGCACGACGGCCGACACTTGCTCGGCTTCCCGTGCCACTGA
- a CDS encoding histidine phosphatase family protein has translation MTVRLTLLAAAPGPAGRAVRFGDDGPLDERALRRTREVVVPAAGLVYTAPSVRCRATAAALGREGARVEEALRDLDPGLWRGRTLDEVAADDPAALAAWTTDPAAAPPGGEPVTALCARVADWLDGLPGDAGRVLAVTGPAVVRAAVLHAVGAPPGAFWRIDVEPLSATGLSGRAGRWNLRLA, from the coding sequence ATGACGGTTCGGCTGACGCTGCTGGCCGCGGCGCCCGGCCCGGCCGGGCGGGCGGTGCGCTTCGGGGACGACGGCCCGCTGGACGAGCGCGCCCTGCGAAGGACGCGTGAGGTCGTCGTGCCGGCGGCCGGCCTCGTGTACACGGCTCCCTCGGTGCGCTGCCGCGCGACCGCCGCGGCGCTGGGACGCGAAGGGGCCCGGGTCGAGGAGGCGTTGCGCGACCTCGACCCGGGCCTATGGCGGGGCCGTACGCTCGACGAGGTGGCCGCCGACGACCCCGCCGCGCTGGCCGCCTGGACCACGGACCCGGCGGCGGCGCCGCCCGGCGGCGAGCCGGTGACCGCGTTGTGCGCCCGGGTCGCGGACTGGCTCGACGGCCTGCCCGGCGACGCCGGCCGCGTCCTGGCGGTCACCGGCCCGGCGGTGGTGCGGGCGGCCGTGCTGCACGCGGTGGGCGCGCCGCCCGGGGCGTTCTGGCGGATCGACGTGGAGCCGCTGTCCGCCACGGGGCTCAGCGGCCGCGCGGGCCGCTGGAACCTGCGCCTGGCCTGA
- a CDS encoding RICIN domain-containing protein: protein MSGRRRRQKTPAGKPRRIAIATAAVAIVAATVAYGGFGGASEPAAGGNGPLLAQQASQPTAAPQPAAGPARDKKPEPIKEKPKSEPKRGLVYEGLTVAPDEDKCAGVYRTTAGHCTHGPDAPPPGVDIKKDTPPAVKTTAPAEDPADVPPAGTGTGGGQPARTAPSAPALDAAAAAKAGDQPPAAPAPGTRAAAAGPAGQTVQCDGDGSTGNRVQVVYVHAPGNDRYAQYFASFRKWAADADLIYSESAKDTGGVRHIRYVTAADCTPTVLNIELPASALAEFSATNRALAAKGLDRRDRKYMIFADTQVYCGIGTFAGDERPGQNNLSNFGPSYGRTDTGCWGGHTAAHELGHNLGAVNNSAPNTSRGAHCTDEWDVMCYSDTPYYPKMRIVCGDRAYENKLDCNHDDYFHTSPRPGSYLATHWNIANNQFLMGHKGGNPNPNPNPSPTPTPTPTGGTTTAPDVTVGQIAQDSAVASWRPVAGASWYQVFLNGKPIGWVQTPNSRIYNLTPGTEYRVAVSVRDASGRDTGPGRATTFRTSGGGGTTPTPGTRYLLTNGATGNAAEIWGGRTGDGTVLVGSQPNGYAQQQWYFDDAGNGYSRIRSAVSGKCLQVGGPTGAGMWVAQYPCRSVASQQWRVTRSGNGVTVTAGDSRYVLGVSNRPYYGSWLIELQHPSGAAPQIWTVRTP, encoded by the coding sequence GTGTCCGGACGCCGAAGAAGGCAGAAGACACCAGCGGGAAAGCCGCGCAGGATTGCCATCGCCACGGCCGCCGTCGCCATCGTGGCGGCGACCGTGGCCTACGGGGGTTTCGGCGGCGCGAGTGAGCCGGCGGCCGGCGGGAACGGCCCGCTGCTGGCCCAGCAGGCATCCCAGCCCACCGCGGCGCCCCAGCCGGCGGCCGGGCCCGCCCGCGACAAGAAGCCCGAGCCGATCAAGGAGAAGCCCAAGAGCGAGCCCAAGCGCGGCCTCGTCTACGAGGGGCTCACCGTCGCGCCCGACGAAGACAAGTGCGCCGGCGTGTACCGCACCACCGCGGGCCACTGCACGCACGGCCCCGACGCGCCGCCGCCGGGCGTCGACATCAAGAAGGACACCCCTCCGGCGGTGAAGACCACCGCCCCCGCCGAGGACCCCGCCGACGTCCCGCCGGCCGGCACCGGAACGGGCGGCGGGCAGCCCGCCCGTACCGCGCCGTCCGCGCCCGCGCTCGACGCGGCCGCCGCCGCCAAGGCGGGCGACCAGCCGCCCGCGGCCCCGGCGCCCGGCACCCGCGCCGCCGCGGCCGGCCCCGCCGGGCAGACCGTCCAGTGCGACGGCGACGGCAGCACCGGCAACCGCGTCCAGGTCGTGTACGTCCACGCCCCCGGCAACGACCGGTACGCCCAGTACTTCGCGTCGTTCCGCAAGTGGGCCGCCGACGCCGACCTCATCTACTCCGAGAGCGCCAAGGACACCGGAGGCGTACGGCACATCCGGTACGTGACGGCCGCCGACTGCACGCCGACCGTCCTCAACATCGAGCTGCCCGCCTCCGCGCTGGCCGAGTTCAGCGCCACCAACCGCGCGCTGGCCGCCAAGGGCCTCGACCGCCGCGACCGCAAGTACATGATCTTCGCGGACACCCAGGTGTACTGCGGCATAGGCACCTTCGCCGGCGACGAGCGCCCCGGCCAGAACAACCTCAGCAACTTCGGTCCCTCCTACGGCCGCACCGACACCGGCTGCTGGGGCGGCCACACCGCCGCCCACGAGCTGGGCCACAACCTGGGAGCCGTCAACAACAGCGCCCCCAACACCAGCCGCGGCGCCCACTGCACCGACGAGTGGGACGTCATGTGCTACTCGGACACGCCGTACTACCCGAAGATGCGCATCGTCTGCGGCGACCGCGCGTACGAGAACAAGCTCGACTGCAACCACGACGACTACTTCCACACCAGCCCCAGGCCGGGCAGCTATCTCGCCACGCACTGGAACATCGCGAACAACCAGTTCCTGATGGGCCACAAGGGCGGCAACCCGAACCCGAACCCGAACCCCAGCCCCACGCCGACCCCCACGCCCACCGGCGGGACCACCACCGCGCCCGACGTGACCGTGGGCCAGATCGCCCAGGACTCCGCCGTCGCCAGCTGGCGGCCCGTCGCCGGTGCCTCCTGGTACCAGGTGTTCCTCAACGGCAAGCCCATCGGCTGGGTCCAGACCCCCAACTCCCGCATCTACAACCTGACGCCGGGCACCGAGTACCGCGTCGCCGTCTCCGTGCGCGACGCCTCCGGCCGTGACACCGGCCCCGGCCGTGCGACCACCTTCCGCACCTCCGGCGGTGGCGGCACGACCCCCACGCCCGGCACGCGCTACCTGCTCACCAACGGCGCCACCGGCAACGCCGCCGAGATCTGGGGCGGCCGCACCGGCGACGGCACCGTCCTGGTCGGCTCCCAGCCCAACGGCTACGCCCAGCAGCAGTGGTACTTCGACGACGCCGGCAACGGCTACAGCCGGATCCGCTCCGCCGTCTCCGGCAAGTGCCTCCAGGTCGGCGGCCCGACCGGGGCCGGCATGTGGGTGGCCCAGTACCCGTGCCGCTCGGTCGCCTCCCAGCAGTGGCGCGTCACCCGCAGCGGCAACGGCGTCACGGTGACCGCCGGGGACAGCCGGTACGTCCTCGGCGTCAGCAACCGCCCGTACTACGGCTCCTGGCTGATCGAGCTGCAGCACCCCTCGGGCGCGGCACCGCAGATCTGGACGGTCCGCACGCCGTGA
- a CDS encoding carbonic anhydrase: MTSISASDDDIALTARSGRRSLLRAALGGGALLGGGAVLGTGLVAATAAPAGAATIGRERPTTPVSALHELVRGNRRWQQLREVHPHEGAADRLAAVSGQHPFALILGCIDSRVPPELVFDQGLGDLMTVRSAGEVLDEAVLGSIAYGVLELDIPLVMVLGHQSCGAVSAAVHAEETGEELPAHIAYIAEQIRPAIDHDQTGAARVDATVTANVRLVRARLAAEPDLAARVRSGRLAIVGARYELAGQAVGLLR; encoded by the coding sequence GTGACATCGATATCTGCTTCCGACGACGACATAGCCCTGACCGCCCGCTCCGGCCGGCGGTCCCTCCTGCGCGCCGCCCTCGGCGGGGGTGCCCTGCTGGGCGGCGGCGCCGTGCTCGGTACGGGGCTGGTGGCCGCCACCGCCGCACCGGCCGGGGCCGCCACCATCGGCCGCGAGCGGCCCACCACCCCCGTGTCCGCGCTGCACGAACTGGTCCGGGGCAACCGGCGCTGGCAGCAGCTGCGCGAGGTGCACCCCCACGAGGGTGCCGCCGACCGCCTGGCCGCCGTGTCCGGCCAGCACCCGTTCGCCCTGATCCTGGGCTGCATCGACTCGCGGGTCCCGCCCGAGCTGGTCTTCGACCAGGGCCTCGGCGATCTCATGACCGTGCGTTCCGCGGGCGAGGTGCTGGACGAGGCCGTGCTCGGCAGCATCGCCTACGGGGTGCTGGAGCTCGACATCCCGCTCGTCATGGTGCTGGGCCACCAGTCCTGCGGCGCGGTGAGCGCGGCCGTCCACGCCGAGGAGACGGGGGAGGAGCTGCCCGCGCACATCGCCTACATCGCCGAGCAGATAAGGCCGGCCATCGACCACGACCAGACCGGCGCCGCCCGGGTCGACGCCACGGTGACGGCGAACGTGCGCCTGGTCCGCGCCCGCCTCGCCGCCGAGCCGGACCTGGCCGCCCGGGTGCGGTCGGGGCGGCTGGCGATCGTGGGCGCGCGGTACGAACTCGCCGGCCAGGCAGTGGGGCTGCTCCGCTGA
- a CDS encoding sugar ABC transporter substrate-binding protein translates to MKTGFQRATVPLALLTLTALTAAGCTGSGGSGSDKVTVWMYPVIMDPKANDAFWDGIEKGFEATEKGVDLTIEQQPWENRDQKLATAFGSGKGPDVVLLIPDQIPQFQANGALHPVDRAIEKARAAYRPATLEAMTRDGKVYAAPIYQTVTSTLYNKKLLDKAGIKEPPATWDAIRSAAPKLKQAGAATLDYSASNEASLNMSFYPLLWQAGGRVFDESGEKTAFNGPEGVKALTFLVDLYKRGAVPRSAMTNANLFTDQALGNQEVAMGYTNTPADAVLAEKAWGKGNVIVGPALSGPGKQVCFGLPGGLAINSRTKNLSGAEKFLAYMTQPEQIAAMGKAGGFFSPRSDVTVPNDSPYAKQYQEALTHTFPGEPHPAARQLMALLAPEIQAALTGKKTPEQALAAAQKAGDDLLARQR, encoded by the coding sequence ATGAAGACAGGGTTCCAGCGCGCCACCGTTCCTCTCGCCCTTCTGACGCTCACCGCTCTCACGGCGGCCGGCTGCACCGGCTCCGGCGGCTCGGGGTCCGACAAGGTCACCGTCTGGATGTATCCGGTGATCATGGATCCGAAGGCCAACGACGCCTTCTGGGACGGCATCGAGAAGGGCTTCGAGGCGACGGAGAAGGGCGTCGACCTCACCATCGAGCAGCAGCCCTGGGAGAACCGGGACCAGAAGCTCGCCACCGCGTTCGGCAGCGGCAAGGGCCCCGACGTGGTGCTGCTCATCCCGGACCAGATCCCGCAGTTCCAGGCGAACGGGGCGCTGCACCCCGTGGACCGGGCCATCGAGAAGGCGAGAGCCGCGTACCGCCCGGCGACGCTGGAGGCCATGACCCGGGACGGCAAGGTCTACGCCGCGCCCATCTACCAGACCGTCACGAGCACCCTCTACAACAAGAAGCTGCTGGACAAGGCGGGGATAAAGGAGCCCCCGGCGACCTGGGACGCCATCCGGAGCGCCGCCCCGAAGCTGAAGCAGGCCGGCGCGGCCACGCTCGACTACTCGGCGAGCAACGAGGCCTCGCTCAACATGAGCTTCTACCCGCTGCTGTGGCAGGCGGGCGGACGCGTGTTCGACGAGAGCGGGGAGAAGACCGCGTTCAACGGCCCGGAGGGCGTGAAGGCGCTCACCTTCCTCGTCGACCTCTACAAACGGGGCGCGGTGCCGAGGTCCGCGATGACCAACGCCAACCTCTTCACCGACCAGGCGCTCGGCAACCAGGAGGTGGCGATGGGCTACACCAACACGCCCGCCGACGCCGTCCTGGCGGAGAAGGCGTGGGGCAAGGGCAATGTGATCGTGGGACCGGCCCTCTCCGGCCCCGGCAAGCAGGTCTGCTTCGGCCTGCCCGGCGGCCTCGCCATCAATTCCCGCACGAAGAACCTGTCCGGCGCGGAAAAGTTCCTCGCGTACATGACGCAGCCGGAGCAGATCGCGGCCATGGGCAAGGCGGGCGGCTTCTTCTCGCCGCGCTCGGACGTCACGGTGCCCAACGACAGCCCGTACGCCAAGCAGTACCAGGAAGCCCTCACGCACACCTTCCCCGGTGAGCCGCACCCCGCCGCCCGGCAGCTGATGGCGCTGCTGGCGCCGGAGATCCAGGCCGCCCTCACCGGCAAGAAGACCCCGGAGCAGGCGCTGGCCGCGGCGCAGAAGGCGGGCGACGACCTGCTGGCGCGGCAGCGTTGA
- a CDS encoding carbohydrate ABC transporter permease translates to MSKVEPRAAAPGEPERTPRPVVEPVPLPAGPGRPGRRARLSPARRREAWIGLAFVAPMLALFAVFRFGPTIGAALLSLTDYRLNGEWTFIGVANYTRLLGDDLFWESLGVTAVYTAVYVPMTVLLALGTAVLLHRTVWLRGFFRGLFFLPYVTSIVLAAVIWKWIYEVEDGLLNASLGALGLGPVDFLGDERLVLPSIAATAAWKGFGYSMLILLAGLQSVPREVTEAAVIDGASAWQRFRWVTLPLLRPVLFFVLVIEAIQAFQVFDAMYVMTAGGPVRASYSLVYFLYDSGFKFFDFGYASAIGLVLFLVVLVFSLIQRRLIGRETD, encoded by the coding sequence TTGAGCAAGGTCGAGCCGCGCGCGGCGGCACCGGGCGAGCCGGAGCGGACCCCGCGGCCGGTGGTCGAACCGGTGCCGCTTCCGGCCGGGCCCGGGCGCCCCGGGCGCCGGGCGCGGCTGAGCCCCGCGCGGCGGCGCGAGGCCTGGATCGGGCTCGCGTTCGTCGCGCCGATGCTCGCGCTGTTCGCCGTGTTCCGGTTCGGCCCGACGATCGGCGCGGCGCTGCTGTCGCTGACGGACTACCGGCTCAACGGCGAGTGGACCTTCATCGGCGTCGCCAACTACACCCGGCTCCTCGGCGACGACCTCTTCTGGGAGTCCCTGGGCGTCACCGCCGTCTACACCGCGGTCTACGTGCCGATGACGGTGCTGCTGGCGCTCGGCACGGCGGTGCTGCTGCACCGCACGGTATGGCTGCGCGGCTTCTTCCGGGGGCTGTTCTTCCTGCCGTACGTCACGAGCATCGTGCTCGCCGCGGTGATCTGGAAGTGGATCTACGAGGTGGAGGACGGCCTGCTGAACGCCTCGCTGGGCGCGCTCGGGCTCGGCCCGGTCGACTTCCTCGGCGACGAGCGCCTGGTGCTGCCGTCCATCGCGGCCACCGCCGCGTGGAAGGGGTTCGGCTACTCGATGCTGATCCTCCTCGCGGGCCTCCAGTCGGTGCCCCGCGAGGTGACGGAGGCGGCCGTCATCGACGGCGCGAGCGCCTGGCAGCGGTTCCGCTGGGTGACGCTGCCGCTGCTGCGGCCCGTGCTGTTCTTCGTGCTGGTCATCGAGGCGATCCAGGCGTTCCAGGTCTTCGACGCGATGTATGTGATGACCGCCGGCGGGCCCGTGCGGGCCAGCTATTCGCTGGTGTACTTCCTGTACGACTCGGGCTTCAAGTTCTTCGACTTCGGCTACGCGAGCGCGATCGGCCTGGTGCTCTTCCTGGTCGTGCTGGTGTTCTCGCTGATCCAGCGGCGGCTCATCGGAAGGGAGACGGACTGA
- a CDS encoding carbohydrate ABC transporter permease, translated as MARLRLPVLLVLVAVVTVTPFVVMVLVAFAPYGGRTLPGALDVTRATFRNFSEILETADIARWAVNSLVYSLVSVLLILLFASMAGYAFAKKRFPGREVLFWAFLATLMVPFQATLVPYYILVSELGGVDTYWGLIVPTLANSQAVFLMRQFIVQLPDELFEAAKIDGASEWRVYTTVVLPLIRPILATLGVFVFLWHWNDFLWPLVIGQSEAMRTLTVGLATLEGENVTINQMMAGATITVVPCLLVFGLLQRYLTDSIATSGLKS; from the coding sequence ATGGCGCGGCTGAGGCTGCCGGTCCTGCTGGTGCTGGTCGCGGTCGTGACCGTCACACCGTTCGTGGTGATGGTGCTGGTGGCCTTCGCGCCGTACGGGGGCCGGACGCTCCCGGGCGCCCTCGACGTCACGCGCGCCACGTTCCGCAACTTCTCGGAGATCCTCGAGACGGCCGACATCGCCCGCTGGGCGGTGAACTCGCTGGTCTACTCGCTGGTGTCGGTGCTGCTCATCCTGCTGTTCGCGTCGATGGCCGGGTACGCGTTCGCCAAGAAGCGGTTCCCCGGTCGGGAGGTGCTGTTCTGGGCGTTCCTGGCGACGCTGATGGTGCCGTTCCAGGCGACGCTCGTCCCCTACTACATCCTCGTCTCGGAGCTGGGCGGGGTGGACACGTACTGGGGGCTGATCGTGCCGACCCTGGCGAACTCGCAGGCCGTGTTCCTGATGCGGCAGTTCATCGTGCAGCTGCCGGACGAGCTGTTCGAGGCGGCGAAGATCGACGGGGCGTCGGAGTGGCGGGTCTACACGACGGTCGTGCTGCCGCTGATCCGGCCGATCCTCGCCACGCTCGGCGTGTTCGTGTTCCTGTGGCACTGGAACGACTTCCTGTGGCCGCTGGTCATCGGGCAGTCGGAGGCCATGCGGACACTGACGGTGGGCCTCGCGACCCTGGAGGGCGAGAACGTCACCATCAACCAGATGATGGCCGGGGCCACCATCACCGTCGTGCCGTGCCTGCTGGTCTTCGGGCTGCTCCAGCGCTATCTGACGGACTCCATCGCCACCAGCGGCCTCAAGTCGTGA